The nucleotide sequence TTTGGTGGCACGCCCACGTCACCTGCCTCCGCGCCACCGTGGCTGGCGCCTTCATCATCCGCCCCAAGGGCGGAAGGTACCCGTTCCCGACGCCCGCCAAGGACGTGCCCATCATCATCGGCGAGTGGTGGGAGCTTGACCTCGTCGAGCTCGACCGGAGGATGCatgacggtaacttcgacgacaacCCGCTGTCGGCAACCATCAACGGTAAGCTGGGCGACCTGAGCAACTGCTCTGGCAAGCCGGAGGAGAGCTTCGTCCTTGACGTGGTGCGTGGAAAGACGTACCTGCTGCGGATTGTGAACACGGCGCTCTTCtcggagtactacttcaaggttgCTGGGCACACATTCACGGTAGTGGGCGCCGACGGGTACTACCTGACGCCGTACAAGACGGACATGGTGACCGTCGCGCCAGGGGAGGCCATCGACGTGCTCATGGCCGCTGATGCCCCGCCTGCGCACTACCATATGGTGGCGCTCGCAAACCAGCCGCCGGAGCCTGACCCACAGATCCCGGGGTTCGTGTCTCGCGGCCTCGTCCGCTACGCCGGATCCTCCCACAACAACAACGGGCTGCCGGTGCCGACGCCGCTCATGCCCAGCCAGCACAACACCATGCCGTCCTACTACTTCCACAGCAACCTCACCGGCCTCGCCCACCCAGACCGCCACCGCGTTCCCATGCACGTCGACGAGCGCCTCTTCTTCGCGCTCGGCCTCGGCTCCATCTGCCGCGGCACCAACAAGACATGCGAGCGTGGGCGGAGTCCCGAGACCATCGTGGTGGCCACCATGAACAACGTGTCCTTCCGCCACCCGACTAATGCGTCGCTCCTCGAGAGATACTACGACGGTCGGACAAGTGGCCTCTACACGGAGGACCTCCCCGACCATCCGCCGCACCCGTACAACTACACCGACCGCTCCCTCATCCCGCCGGGGCCGCTGGAGAAGGCGCTCGAGCCGACGTTCAAGGCGACCAAGCTACGGAGGTTCCGGTACAACACCTCGGTGGAGATCATCTTCCAGAGCACGGCGCTGCTGCAGAGCGACTCCAACCCCATGCACCTCCATGGCTACGACTTCTTCGTGCTCGCCACAGGGCTCGGCAACTACAACCCCAAGACGGACCCCAAGAAGTTCAACTACCACAACCCACAGCTGAGGAACACGGTGCAGGTGCCCAGGACCGGCTGGGCCGCCGTGCGCTTCGTCACCGACAACCCCGGGATGTGGTACCTCCACTGCCACTTTGAGTTCCACATCATCATGGGCATGGCGACAGCGTTCATCGTGGAAAACGGGCCAACGCCGGAGACCAGCCTGCCCCCGCCGCCCCCAGAATTCAAGAGGTGTGGCGCCAATGGCCTCACTCAGCCATAGAGCTAATTAATCTGGGTAAGGACGTGCGTGCCGAAGTTGTGCCCTGAATTTATTTATTATTAGTGCAAAATAAGAACAAATGAAGATGCACACATTCATTGTTCATTGTATTGAGGATGATTCTTACTGTAAAAGTTGATATTGTTTTTTAATTTTATTTCCCCATTGTAATGTGTGAACTGTAAGTCGGTCCAGTAGGGTTCATTGTCGGAAATAAGTTTGTCAAACTCAAACCTACATTTTAAAGAGAAGTATATACGAACTGGCTGATATCACAAATAATATCCTATATTTAGAGGATTCAGTGTCGGAAATAAGTGTGTCAAACTCAAACCTCCCCGGATGGTTTAATCTAAATCCAACTGTCCCAAATCATATTGCAAACCAAAAGGATAACTAAATATGACAGGTGTTGTAGAAGAAGTGGACTTAGCCCTATGTGTTTACTTTTCATATCTTGTAACATTTCGGCTTTGGTTAGATTTGTTATGTACTTTGCTTAATAAATAATAAGAATGGTTATGTGCCTCATAACGATGCAGAAGCCAGGGGGTTCCACGTCCTTTTCAAGAAAGGAATAAAAATCAGAAAATTTGAGAAGTAAATGTGGAATCTAGATGCATTTGAAATTTTTTAGTTGGATCACAAAATTAGGAGGGGATTTGGAGCAAGCTGCAGCCCGCACGCGCACTTTCTCGGCTGCTGATCCGCCATAATTCGCAAACATGATCACGTAAAGTGGGTACTTTCCATTGCATAGCCCTCGTCAAAACTCTGTAATTGGTTTGTACATGGGAAAAAGTGATATACCTCTACAAGTGGGATCGCATTATGTAACACAGAGGCCGGACATTCTTTCAATGCGATTGTATCATCTTGATAAGTCAATTCAATTAAATGTCATTTATCGGAAAACAAACATAGCTTTGTTTTTTTATGACTTTACTCTTTGTCGACGTGTTTATTTGTATGTTAGTGTTGGTTATCTGCATCGTAATTATGTAAAGTTCACGGAGAGGATGGGTATGTGTTTATTGTGTTTATATCCGCTACTTTTGAGTAAATATTGAAAAGGCTAGGAGTTTTCATGTCATAAACGATGTCCTAGATTTAATCCATGAAAGAGTATTTTGAATGGATTAAACAGTTCGGGTCATCTCACAGATACACGCCGTGGGTAGCCCGGGCCTTGCATAAGAATCACTTATCTGAATTTTTCAGGTACAGACAGTGATCGCGAAAGGTAGGGTCCGGCTTCTTAACCTTAATTTTATCACTTTGAATTTACACAGCAGCGGACACAAAGTCTATCTGAAATATCCCTTTGGTCCTGTTGAATTTTCAACTAATGACTTTCACTACCGATCGTTTTAGTTAAACCCATCGTTTTGACATTTTTCTATTTGTTTTCAGAAACCATTGTCTGGCTTATTCGCCGCTACTTTGAGAGCATGTCAAGGATCTAGTTGTATCGTACTTTCTGCATGAATGCGTCTTTTCCTTTGCACATATCTTTTCTTCAAATGATGCTGCCCTTTATAATGCAAGACCCGGCGGTTGTGTCAATCGCTATGATTAATTACTATTCTTTTTGCgggaaatctctactcctaatggacgagttggttaaatagtcccaccactttcgtctggttttttttgtCGTTTCTGGTTTTTtcgtcccccctccccccccaccccTTTTCTACGGGTTTATTTTCGTCTCCATTCTTTCCTTGTAAACCAACACTTTTCTAAGATACAAAAGATCACAggtctaactttcctaacttacctAAATCAACTGATTCCTCCCATCAGTGCAATTtactttaggaaataaaataacgaattttaaggaaacaaataacggAATTTTACCCACGATCTATTTAAACCAACTTTATATGCCAATAAGATCAATTTTCGGTAACTTTTATATGGAAAGGAATAATTCATGATCAATCTTTAATCAAGCATAAAAAATTGGGTAGTATTTGGTAACTTTTATATGGAAATGAATAAATCACGATCAATCTTTGATCAATCATAAATCATTACTATTATATGAGAATGGGTCATTTGATTCCTctctcgaaaaagaaaaaaaaacagtacGCCGCCAACTCCTCTCTCGATCCTATCCTCCTTGATATTTTTGCTAGGTTGTGGCTAtgggatggcgccgccgccgccgccatcacggGACCACAGTTCCATGCCTCCTCCGTCCAACGTCTTGCCCCTTCCCGTTCTAGGGCTTCCACAAGTCAACATCGCACCTCCTCCCCACCAGAGAACATGTAGCAGTAGGAGCAGAGAGGAATCGGGGGCAGGGTTCGCCGGAAGCACCTCGCTGGGACAATCCCCATGGCGACCAGGCGCATAACCAGCACGCGGCAGTCGCTCCACGGCCAGCCAACAGAGGTGAGTCGCCTGTCCGCCCATCAACATAATCTCTCTTTCTCGCCGCGCTGCATGGGAAATGACCGCTCTAGGGATTCTCGATTCGGTCCTGGCTGCGCCGTTAGGTTTCTCACGGCTTTGTTTCAGTTGAGTTCTGATGTTCATAGTCTAATTCGTCAAGACCAAATTTTCATTAATAATGTTTCCAACCAGGACAGTCTGATGCGAGAGAGTTTCTTGCCCGATTCGTGTGTCAACTAGCAATTCCTTGATCTTTACTCATGTTTCTCGTTCGTGATGTCCAGGTGCCGCAGGCCCGACAGGGAAGCAGAAGGACGCCGGCGCCAGCGCTGGCCTCCCCTGTGTGAGAGGAAACAGACGGGTGCTCGGGGACATCGGCGACGTTCTCCACGTGAACGTCCTCGACGGGTAAGAAAATCAGCGCAAGGATCGAATAATGTTCTGTTTTTTTGTTCTTCCATTCTTTGGACTGAACTGAATCTTGTCTTGTTCACTGCAACAGCAAGATCCAACTACCGACGGGGATCAATCACCCAATCACCAGGAGCTTCGGCGCCAACCTCTTGAAGAAGGCTCAGGCCGATCCATCTAAGGTATGAACAACACCCCCTTTTCCGCTCATACAGGCTTTCGAAAGCAATTTCCTATAGATGACATCAACATTTTGATCCTGCACTTGCAGATGACATCAACATTTTGATCCTACACTTGCAGGAGTTCTTGGGTTCTTCTTAATTTACCATTGCTGGAGGAACTAGACCAACACTCTAGGTAGTATCGCTAATAGAGTGGTGCGTTAAGTGGATGAGCAGGATAGGTAGATAACTTACTTTGGAAGCAAAATTCTAGGTGTGAATGCACTGTTTTGTTGGGGTTTCAGCATTCAACATTTTCATATTACCATACACTATGTACTTAGATATATATCTCAATACCATTCATTCCTTGACTCTAATGGCGGGGTTAGTGTGTTTCCTCTGCGACCAATGCAAGGACTGTGCTGGCCATACTTCTTAGATATCTCACTACTAATGCAATGCATCTACTCGAGGCAGGGTCGGCACTGTTGCCTTGAGGATGTCTGATTGAAGAACACCATCATCCTCCCCTTGGTCTCTGATGTCTTGGTAGAGTGGTGGATCACGAGCAGGGTCCTCATTTCAAAGAAGAAGCGGTGAGGTTTTGATTCTCTGGTCATGTTAACCGGCTGGAGCCTTTATTATTTGCCAACACTAATATGTGACCACTCAAATCTTATCTGATATGCTTCTTTGGAAGCTGGCCAGAGGAACCGGAGTTGCTGCATGGGGGAGTAGTTCCATTTGTATCTAGGAGTGATGTATTATTGGTGTTCCTATTATTACGACAGCTCTCTTGTAACATTACTTGCTTTCTCCTTCTATAATAAATATTGTAAGCAATTTGCATGCTCTAAAAAACAAGGTCGGGTTAGTACTCACCTCGTCCTATAAGAGGCTATTGTGTATGCACATGGTTGACTTGGCAGCAGAGACTCATTAATTCAATATCAATGTTAACTGTGCCTCTCTGCTTATTTTGAACACTCTGCTTTTGAGTTGCATATAGTTTATGTTCGTCAATTAGTTGACAACCTCACACCTTAACATAGCTGAGAATTATTATTGTGCGTATAACTGGACAGAAAATTAATTGATGGAGACTTGGAGATGGTGAAGAAGTTGGTTGGAAAGAGCAAAAAAGAAGCAGGCTGGACTTAAGGTCGACAACTTGATGTGCATGAGGAGTAGGCATAGGCGAGCATGGCTGCACAGAGCAGTGACATTAGCCGGTGACCGGCCAGCACGGCCTCGACGAGGATGCTCCACCCCATGCTTGCCATTGTTCTGCACCACCGAGGTTTTGTTTTTTCCCCTTCTCTTTCCTTCCTCCAATCTTCAGTCGAGCTGGATGAACAGAAACAAACTATCTCTTCTATTTGTAGATGAAGAAGTTGTCTGGCTTACCAGCCGCCTGAGCACCCAGATCTTCGCGCCCGACTATTGAAGAAGCCTTGGGCTGATTAAGCTATCCCAAACAAGGTACCTACATCCCCGTTGGCCAAGGTTCACAGATTTTTAAATTAAATATGTGCTGAAAATTCACCATTATATCTGTGGTTATCATCTGAAATTAAATATGCAGCTgtgacctactccctccgtcccaaaataagtgtctcaactttagtacaacttcGTACTGAAGTTAGTAAAAAATTGAGACACGTATTTTGGGACTGAGAGAGTAGATAATATTCAGAGACTATTTCTCACTATTGTCCAAAATTTGTTTGAGAGAAGTAGTCCAAATTTTGTTTGAGAGAACAGAAAGCTTATAGTCATCACGAGAAAACAGTTGTCATGGATGTTGATGCTCGAGCTGATAGGAGAAAAATAGTTGCTTTTATCAGAGGCTACGACATACCTGGGCAAGCTTCAAACTTTACTATCCAAACTTTGTTGTAAGTGTCTGACTCCTTTGTCGTGTACTTGTGTATTTTTGCAGCTTCTCATGTAACAGCTATTGGAGTCTATTTTTTTACAGGAGTAGGAAACTTATGTTATGTTTGGTTCTTAATCACTGCAATGAGATCATAATAGACAGGAAGAATAGTTACATCTTCTCCTATGCTTAGTGTTAATTTGAATTGTTGTTCTGAAAGTTTTATTTAGGGAAACTGAAAGTAATTATCCTTGTCCTCCATTTGCAGTCAGATGATGCCCGCGGCCCTAGGGAACCATGGTATGACTTGCATTTAAATTGATGATCCAACAGCTCATGATGTTCTACAGAATTTTCAGGAGCGTTGGTTGAAGGCATCGAAACGCCATGGCAAATATCCTCTGAATATTCTCGAGATGAACCCATGAACCAGATTTGGAAACATTTATGGATCAATAAATCTTAATATTTGATCCACTATTAGCTAATAATTGTTATAGCTTATGATCTTATCGAGTTTAGGGTCGCTTATTATCTTATAGCTAAAGACACAAGCTGTTGAAAAATATCGTGGAAGTAAGTACTTTTCTCCCTCTCCACTTTCGTCGGTGACAAGTTCAGTTTTTTTTGTATTGATGGATCAAGTCGTGTTGGTTTAACTTCATAGTATAAGGAACTTGCAGTTATTTTTTGTTCATTATCTTATAAGCTACATAAAATAGCAGTATCATCTTGAAGCTGGTGATGGATTAGTGGCCCCAGGTATTCCTGGTAGTGCAAACATATATTCATTTTTGTGAACTGAAAATGGGGGATATAGTATGTGTGATGAGTGGGATGGGAAAGGTTcaataaggccttgtacaatgggaggtgcttaggagaggtgcttagagaaataaaccaggatttccttaagcaccggtgcttatttgtacagggtagacgcttaactaagcgtctcttctatagaaataggcaccggtgcttcagaaaaacccggtttatttttctaagcacctccctaagcatctcccattgtacaaggcctaaggagACATGAGTAGATTGGTTATCTGTACCATATCAACATAATGTACTTTTAGTTTTCAAATTCTGATGTGAGCGTACGACTGACCCTGTCATATTGGGTATAAAGAATTTTCCTTTTTCATCATGCCTCCTTGTACATGTTCTTTTGTGAGATTAAGAAAGAAAAAGCAAAATGGTTCAATTGCATAGGATGCATAAATACAACATTTTGCAACTGAATTAGTTCAGTGTTGTTTTTCCGTAAGAATAAACACAATATTTTGTAGGTTATGTTAGCTGGAATCCGGACTGCATGCTTAGAAATTGCAAATTTTTTAAAAATTAGATTAAACAAATATAGTTGAATCATACTCCATATTACTCAGTGAAACGGAGGCACGGTGGATTCACTTGGCAAACTCTGAGCTGGTGTTAGAGTGAACACTCTCAGGGCGGGGAGGTGGTCGGACATCACTAATGCCGCCACGGCCAACGGACGAAGAATAGAGTTCCTTTCTGCTTTCCCGTGCATGGATGAATGATTGGAGGAGGAGAAGGTGAGCTTGCTTGGAGAAGTATACATGATGAGAGCTATATGTTTGAATAATGGTATACTATATGTTTTATTGTCCTGTGGCCAATTTGAATTGCACACATATCACCCGTTGAGGGGAAAGGAAAAAAAAGTAACACACATGATCGGCTTGCCTGCTCGCcttcttcttttctcttctctGGCGGTACCATCTCTCCCATCACCAGTCCTCCCGGCATCTCCAATGCGGCAAGAGATGAAGATGGACGTGCCGACGCGCGTCGACCACCACAAAATAGGCCCGGTTGATCTTGCTACATACAAGAGCCCCCGAACTTCGGGTGTTTTCGCGCTCACGCATGAGCTTCATGGTGACGTCGCCAAGCAAGAGAACTAGAGGAGATCGATGAACGAATCGATGCACATTTCCCAATTAGAATATTTATTTAATTATCCTATTTTTTGTTGTTTCGTGGCAACACATGGGAATTCAGTTAGGTTGATTAAGATCTATTTTTGTCTTACGCCTTTTTATTAGGTTGATTATGATCGTTTTTTGTCCTACCTGTTGCAATAGGCATTGGAGTGGGATTTGGGTAGCATTGTGTTTTTCTAAGGAAGGCCATCATGGCTCTCTTGCATTATTTATGAGATTACATCGAAGAAAGGGGTTCATCGACCCAGTACGATGTTTTCTTATAATTAAAACAAAATACAGCTAACTATCAGATCATATGATTTACTTCACTTTGAGAGTGCTTTAATTTTCCCTCCTCATTTAATTGTCAAAACTTAAGCATGTTAGAGAATCACAATGGTTAATGGGAAGGTGGGATATGCGAGAGGCACTTTAGCACTTGTTGTAATGTGCTCGTGGTATTTCTCGCCTTCTACGCATAGTAACACATGAACATTTCTTTATTAAAAAAAACACATGAACATTTCTTTGTCATAGTAGACGCATGGTGAAAGTGAGGTGGGTTTTGAAGGAGAGGGCTCCAACGAGAAATGTCCCTGTGGTGGGAAACCGAGCCGGAAGAGAATGGTCCCGTAGGAAAAGAAAAGGGTGAGTCATGGGTTGGTTTCCTTTTGTGTTGGGCCCGCGTGTTGGAGACAACATGTCGGATAGTCCGGACAACCACATTTCTCTCACACATATGGTTTGAATTTGGGGGATCCCAGACAAACGGTTTAATTTTGGCGAGCCCGCTGGGCATCTGTACACGTCCGGACGTACGAGAGAAAAATGAACTTCGACCTTGAAGACGACCTTAatcatttatttatttacttatatgcattgtagcccgtagcaaagcacgggcattctactagttaaTTACTAATATTTGACCAGGTTAAATGTCAAAATTAACCAGCAAGCAGGAAATGTTCCGCCGTAGAAACATGATGATGGTTTGGACTTGCAGACATATAGTGCATCAGAAGTCAAGGCTGCTGAAGTAACAAGAAGATCTTCCTACTGTTTGTATCCGGCTCAGTAAAATACTAGTACGCCTTGCCTGCAGCGTTGAACGTCCACTGCCGTGCACTATCTGTTACCCAAAATGAAGCATCGTAGTCAGACTCTGACCGACGCTGGGTTGGTAGAGGTAGGTGGACACGGTCTTTGCATATTAGCAGCAATGTAGTTTGAAGGAATGGATGTAATTCGCAAGGAAAAAAGACCATTAAGTCGGACTTTGCGTTAGTCTTGCGGGTAACAGCTACGGGCCGACCGATTCGCGTGCTGATGCCCATTTATGGACGCCTAACTAGGTTACTTAAAAATATATACTAGTACTTCCTCATTCTCTCAAGGAGATTCCTAGAAAAAATTGTCCAAGTCAAACGATGCAATGTTTGATATTAACAATGAACTAAAACATGCGAGTGCgtaataaaaaatatatattttaatACAATATGTATTTGGTGTTGTGGTTGTTGGTAGTTTTTCTACAAATTTGATCAAGCTCTGTACTATTTGCCTTGAGATAAAAGTTATAGCATCCTTTTGAAGACAAAGAGAGTACGTGATTTGATCTGCTGAACGTCTTTTGATCCCACGTTAACTCAGTGCGCACTGCACTTTCTCACGCCGGCTTGGAAGTCTCGTGGCCTAAGCTCTAGCTTAGTTGCATACTGTAGCCACGATTGACTTCATTCCCTCTGGATTATCAAGTACTAGCACTAAACTAACTAACCCCTCAAGGCGAAAGGTTACGTGGCCTCTTAGTTACCGGCGCAACAAAAAGTAGCGATTGACTTGTCAATTGTCATTTTCTCTGGATTAGCCAGTAGTGCTAAACTAATTAACCCCTAAAAGTGAAAGGTTACATGGCCTCTTACCTGCTCTACAAaaagtacttcctccgtccaaATTATTTCTCGCAGAAATGAGTGTATTTAGACGTACTTTaatgatatatatatatttatttttatccGTTTATGCGATAACTATTTGGGAAAGGAAGGAGTAGCTAGTAGCCCAGTATACTGCCAATGATGCTAATCTGCAATCTCCCTTCACATCACGGCCTTTCCATGAAGCCGCTCCTCTAGCCGGTCTAGctagccatgcatgcatgcatatggcACCAGGTTGGGAGGTACGAAAATAGCCGTACGTGATCCATGATATCAACATGCATGGCGTTTCATGTCGCTTGGTTAGACTAGCCTGGTCAAGTCAACGATTGCAAACGGCCGTAGGATTCGGACGCCTTGTCCCCTCGAGTGTATAAACAGGCCACACCACAGGCTTAGCAAACAATTCTTCCATTGAGCAGCGAGTTAACTAGCTAACCAACTTCAGATGATATATTTTCTAGTGATGTAAATATTATGATGTAGTACTTATATTATGTTGATTATGAATTGACAATCCAGGGATGCGCACAGACCTGATAAACCGAAGAGGAGGTAGTACTTCCTCCGGTTCGGTTTATAAGTTGGACATGGTTTTCAGAAAATCtattttattagaaaaatatgtatTATATTCTATAAAAGTATTATCCTTACAATCATTGTCAAATGTAGTTTCTAATCATATAATTTTTATGGTATATTATACTTCCTCCATCCCATATTAAGTGTCGCTAAAACAGACTTTATTAATCAATTCAATGACCAAAAACCCACGTGCGATTTATAAACCCAAAAGATGGAATATTTGAGTTTTCCGTTACCACTCGTGTCTGCGTGTTGAGAGCATAGGCGGGCCTGAGAAAGGAAGTCTTGTTTCTTGTAACAGGGACAAAGAAAACTAACGTGACGCAGGTGGTAGAATTTGCATGTTGTCTAAGGGCCTGTTCGGTAGTTGGCCAGCTTCCAAATTCGCTAAATCCATGCTGGAGCTGGGGCGAACGGTCCTGCTTCAGGAAGCCAGCTTCGTGGATCTAGGAAGGGTCTACGTACAAAAAACGGGAGCAGCTATTCTGGCGGTCCTAGGAAAAGCGGAAGCGGGAGTTTGCCTAAATTACGGAGCAATGCCACCGCCAAGTGAGTTGAGGATCACGTACCGGTTCGCtaccttctctctctcctctccaggCACGTTATTTCCTCCAGAGCCTCCTTAACTGGGCCAAGCCCAACCGCTCTCCTCCTATGTCCGACTGGGCCTAAAGCCACCTTACCTGTTGGCCTGCTGACGAGTACGAGAAGCTGGAGTGAACCAGCCGAACAGTTTTTAACCGATCGCAATTCGTGAAAGAAGCTGGCATTGGGAAACAGAAGCGAGATTTGTGGATTCAGTGAAGCTAGAGGACTACCGAACAGGCCCTAAAGTGCCAAGTGCCAACTCTTCTCCTATGTCAATTTCTTCCAGCCACGTAGCAACAACTTTCCTTTACcatgtgatatgtccattttgcatcacgcttttatatcgatgtttattgcattatgggatgttatttcacattatgtcacaatacgtatggctattctttcttattttacaaggtttacataaggaggaggaatgccggcagctggaattctgggctggaaaaggaggaaatattagagacctattctgcacaactccaaaagtcctgaaactccacggaataccttataataaataatgaaaaatcctcgccaaagatgaagaccagggggcccacacccttctcacgagggtgggggccaccccccctagggcgcgccccctacctc is from Triticum aestivum cultivar Chinese Spring chromosome 3A, IWGSC CS RefSeq v2.1, whole genome shotgun sequence and encodes:
- the LOC123059149 gene encoding laccase-19, coding for MEKLSMAATMFCAVVLAALAAAAGGEAAVVEHTFVVHEMNQTHLCNTTKIYVVNGQLPGPTIDITDGDTVVVHVINRLPHGLTIHWHGIRQMRSCWSDGAGFVTECPIPPGGEHVYRFNVTGQVGTLWWHAHVTCLRATVAGAFIIRPKGGRYPFPTPAKDVPIIIGEWWELDLVELDRRMHDGNFDDNPLSATINGKLGDLSNCSGKPEESFVLDVVRGKTYLLRIVNTALFSEYYFKVAGHTFTVVGADGYYLTPYKTDMVTVAPGEAIDVLMAADAPPAHYHMVALANQPPEPDPQIPGFVSRGLVRYAGSSHNNNGLPVPTPLMPSQHNTMPSYYFHSNLTGLAHPDRHRVPMHVDERLFFALGLGSICRGTNKTCERGRSPETIVVATMNNVSFRHPTNASLLERYYDGRTSGLYTEDLPDHPPHPYNYTDRSLIPPGPLEKALEPTFKATKLRRFRYNTSVEIIFQSTALLQSDSNPMHLHGYDFFVLATGLGNYNPKTDPKKFNYHNPQLRNTVQVPRTGWAAVRFVTDNPGMWYLHCHFEFHIIMGMATAFIVENGPTPETSLPPPPPEFKRCGANGLTQP